A single region of the Vicia villosa cultivar HV-30 ecotype Madison, WI linkage group LG4, Vvil1.0, whole genome shotgun sequence genome encodes:
- the LOC131596911 gene encoding uncharacterized protein LOC131596911: MQKHPYNSMEPRKEEFHSAPQPGLQDHLDGMHANTRPSPSFNVSENKPVHNFSIQTGEEFALEFMRDRVNVNLKKPSFPNVVGDPNYSTGYMEFKGLLGNKGSESGSDVSMLASIEKGPKEFDRRSSALHQERSNYGSARTIPRTSSTNQDNNRVLHGISSSGSSDSLSRMKILCSFGGRILPRPSDGKLRYVGGETRIIRIRKDINWPELMQKISSIYNETRVIKYQLPGEDLDALVSVTSDEDLRNMMEECHDLQRRRGSLKLRMFLFSLNDLDDTQFGLGSMDGGDSEVQYVVAINGMNVESRSNFILRCAGSSFENKQA, from the coding sequence ATGCAGAAACATCCATATAATTCCATGGAGCCTCGAAAGGAGGAATTCCATTCTGCACCGCAACCGGGTTTGCAGGACCATCTGGACGGCATGCATGCCAATACAAGGCCTTCTCCTTCCTTTAACGTGTCGGAAAATAAACCTGTACATAATTTCTCCATACAGACTGGCGAGGAGTTTGCTCTCGAGTTCATGAGGGACAGGGTGAATGTGAATCTCAAGAAGCCTTCGTTTCCGAATGTTGTCGGAGATCCTAATTACTCGACAGGGTATATGGAATTTAAAGGCCTTTTAGGCAATAAAGGATCTGAGAGTGGTTCCGATGTTTCTATGCTTGCAAGTATTGAAAAAGGTCCGAAAGAGTTTGACAGAAGGAGTTCTGCTTTACATCAAGAAAGAAGTAATTATGGCTCAGCACGAACAATTCCTAGAACATCGTCTACTAATCAAGATAACAACCGAGTCCTGCACGGTATTTCTTCTTCTGGATCTTCTGACAGCTTATCAAGGATGAAGATTCTATGCAGTTTTGGTGGTAGAATATTACCGCGGCCGAGTGATGGAAAGCTTAGATATGTCGGGGGTGAAACACGGATCATTAGAATTAGAAAGGACATAAATTGGCCGGAGCTTATGCAGAAAATATCATCAATCTATAATGAGACTCGAGTAATAAAGTATCAGCTCCCCGGAGAAGATCTCGATGCTCTAGTTTCAGTAACGTCTGACGAGGATCTACGGAATATGATGGAGGAATGTCATGATCTACAAAGAAGGAGAGGATCGTTAAAGCTTCGGATGTTCCTGTTCTCGTTAAATGATTTGGATGATACTCAGTTTGGTCTCGGTAGCATGGATGGTGGTGATTCCGAAGTCCAGTATGTAGTTGCTATTAATGGCATGAATGTGGAATCAAGAAGCAACTTTATACTCCGTTGTGCCGGAAGTTCATTTGAAAATAAACAAGCATAA
- the LOC131594651 gene encoding uncharacterized protein LOC131594651: protein MDPRNEYQPGSQSVMQDHMNEVYPSRRPYDLNASEAKPVHHFSIQTGEEFALEFMRDRSNPGKPVFTNVGDPNYTTGYMELKGILGISHAGSETGSDISMLSMMEKYPKEFDRTNTSFLGDRSNYGSIRSIPRTSMNQDNRQFVQGYGSSESYYNSSTMMKFLCSFGGRILPRPSDGKLRYVGGHTRILRLRKDVSYHELIQKALLIYNQVHTIKYQLPGEELDALVSVSSDEDLQNMMEECNHLEDREGSQKLRMFLFSISDLEDAQFGLTSMGDDSEIQYVIAVNGMDLESRKNSTMAGFSYSANDVNELGGQNIDRQGSAPLTNNFDSSLPTHFSQPGLPASSNSYEMYPMFYPDQMMHHGEPNGHGHGHGHGQYLMHHGVVNPSYKPFIEESPINMMPYMPNIQQGVLNEGHPPSGLQVQNSETLSPSPSQLFDGYSQNDFSEASAVVTAPEGHSLPPRTNQLQDYDESSSTSGAPYADSRSNAVDLSCLHPPPLPKRVYYSERAPRKQVESLNRSSKSDDAQNSQFHVSDLLSRVNSQDSAIDSGNNLHDGNLSNLAEELNITSKPLHTDGKGTEDILNKDNAVTLETENHKKSPLEGKSDISARYHDPAANLPDVDWGETSVKESNDDFNNQALPVPLNANATAKVDSQAQGDILIDINDRFPRELLNDIFSKAILEEDSSSQHPLASDGIGLSINMENHEPRSWSYFQKLAQDGIDNDNASLIDQDHLGFSPAIVGDNRAQHVTPLTTDEVPLNRAEFHLNFGDEIQKDLHGENGTEITGLKTNYDPSQINDTESMQFDAMLDNLRAQESHYEVEKFEKKNNSLPPLDPSLEEFDMNTLQVIMNEDLEELKELGSGTFGTVYHGKWRGTDVAIKRIKKTCFTGRSSEQERLTVEFWREADILSKLHHPNVVAFYGVVQNGPGGTMATVTEYMVDGSLRHVLLRKDRQLDRRKRLIIAMDAAFGMEYLHSKNIVHFDLKCDNLLVNLKDPLRPICKVGDFGLSKIKRNTLVSGGVRGTLPWMAPELLNGSSSKVSEKVDVFSFGIVLWEILTGEEPYANMHYGAIIGGIVNNTLRPTIPNYCDLEWRTLMEQCWAPNPAARPSFTEIASRLRIMSSTASQAKSPGHKASK from the exons ATGGATCCTAGAAATGAATACCAGCCTGGATCACAGTCAGTAATGCAGGACCATATGAATGAAGTTTATCCGAGTAGAAGACCGTATGACCTCAATGCATCAGAAGCTAAACCTGTACATCATTTCTCGATACAGACGGGCGAGGAATTCGCTCTTGAGTTTATGAGAGATAGGTCGAATCCCGGGAAGCCTGTGTTTACGAATGTCGGTGATCCGAATTATACCACAGGGTATATGGAACTGAAAGGAATTTTAGGCATCAGTCACGCAGGATCTGAAACTGGATCAGACATTTCCATGCTATCAATGATGGAGAAATATCCTAAAGAGTTTGATAGAACGAACACGTCGTTTCTTGGAGACAGAAGCAACTATGGATCAATTCGATCGATACCAAGAACGTCAATGAATCAGGACAACAGGCAGTTTGTCCAAGGATATGGCTCTTCTGAGAGTTACTATAACTCATCGAcgatgatgaagtttctttgcAGCTTCGGCGGTAGAATATTACCGCGACCATCTGATGGAAAGCTAAGGTATGTAGGAGGCCATACACGGATTCTCCGTTTAAGAAAGGACGTATCTTATCACGAGCTCATTCAGAAAGCGTTGCTAATATATAACCAGGTTCATACAATTAAGTACCAGCTTCCCGGGGAAGAACTCGATGCTTTGGTATCTGTGTCATCCGACGAGGATTTGCAGAATATGATGGAAGAATGTAATCATCTAGAAGATAGAGAAGGATCACAGAAGCTTAGGATGTTTTTGTTCTCTATCAGTGACTTAGAGGATGCTCAGTTTGGTCTCACCTCGATGGGCGATGATTCTGAAATCCAGTATGTTATTGCTGTTAATGGCATGGACTTGGAATCGAGAAAAAACTCAACTATGGCCGGTTTCAGCTATTCTGCAAACGATGTAAATGAATTGGGCGGGCAAAATATTGACAGGCAGGGCAGTGCTCCCTTGACAAACAATTTTGACTCATCGTTGCCTACTCATTTTTCTCAACCAGGGCTACCAGCTTCCTCAAATTCTTACGAAATGTATCCGATGTTTTACCCTGATCAAATGATGCACCACGGTGAACCGAATGGTCATGGTCATGGTCATGGTCATGGTCAATATCTTATGCATCATGGCGTTGTTAATCCTTCTTATAAACCTTTTATTGAAGAGAGTCCTATTAATATGATGCCTTATATGCCGAATATTCAACAAGGGGTTTTAAATGAAGGTCACCCACCTAGTGGATTACAAGTACAAAATTCAGAAACACTATCCCCGTCTCCTTCCCAACTGTTTGACGGTTACTCACAAAATGATTTTTCGGAAGCATCGGCTGTAGTTACTGCGCCAGAGGGACATTCATTGCCTCCAAGAACGAACCAGCTCCAGGATTATGACGAATCTTCTTCTACTTCCGGTGCTCCTTATGCTGATTCCCGGTCCAATGCAGTTGACTTAAGTTGTCTTCACCCTCCTCCTCTTCCTAAAAGAGTCTATTATTCAGAAAGAGCTCCAAGGAAGCAAGTGGAATCGCTGAATCGGTCTTCAAAGTCGGATGATGCGCAGAATTCTCAGTTTCACGTTTCAGATTTACTTTCTAGGGTCAACTCACAGGATTCAGCTATAGACTCTGGAAACAACTTGCATGACGGAAATCTGTCGAATCTAGCTGAGGAATTGAACATCACATCGAAGCCTTTGCATACAGATGGAAAAGGAACTGAAGATATCTTAAATAAGGACAATGCTGTTACGTTGGAAACAGAAAACCATAAAAAATCTCCGCTTGAAGGTAAATCAGATATCTCTGCTCGGTATCATGATCCAGCTGCCAATCTTCCCGATGTTGATTGGGGTGAGACCTCTGTGAAAGAATCAAATGACGATTTTAACAATCAAGCACTACCCGTTCCTTTGAACGCAAACGCAACTGCAAAAGTTGATTCGCAAGCACAAGGTGACATTCTCATTGATATCAATGATAGATTCCCCCGCGAGTTGCTTAACGATATCTTCTCCAAAGCAATACTAGAAGAAGATTCCTCTAGTCAACATCCATTAGCTTCTGATGGAATCGGTTTAAGCATAAACATGGAGAATCACGAACCTAGAAGTTggtcatattttcaaaaattagCGCAGGACGGGATTGATAACGATAACGCATCTCTTATTGATCAGGATCATCTTGGTTTTTCACCTGCTATAGTTGGAGATAATAGAGCTCAACACGTTACACCTTTAACAACTGATGAAGTTCCTCTAAACCGTGCAGAATTCCATCTCAATTTTGGCGATGAAATTCAGAAAGACTTGCATGGAGAAAACGGAACCGAAATTACTGGTCTGAAAACAAATTATGATCCGTCCCAAATTAATGACACTGAAAGTATGCAATTCGATGCTATGTTGGATAACCTAAGAGCACAAGAGTCACACTATGAG GTtgagaagtttgaaaagaaaaataacagtctACCTCCTCTTGATCCTTCTTTAGAAGAATTTGATATGAATACATTGCAG GTCATAATGAATGAAGATCTTGAGGAGCTGAAGGAACTAGGTTCTGGTACCTTCGGAACTGTATATCATGGAAAATGGCGAGGAACAGATGTTGCCATTAAGAGAATAAAGAAAACTTGCTTCACCGGTCGGTCGTCTGAGCAAGAGAGATTG ACTGTTGAGTTCTGGCGGGAAGCTGACATTCTTTCCAAGCTTCACCATCCGAATGTGGTGGCATTTTATGGCGTGGTGCAGAATGGACCGGGAGGAACAATGGCAACTGTTACGGAGTATATGGTTGATGGTTCTCTTAGGCATGTATTGCTTCGCAAGGATAG GCAGCTCGATCGTCGCAAGAGACTGATAATTGCAATGGATGCAGCTTTTGGAATGGAGTATTTGCATTCGAAAAACATTGTGCATTTCGACTTAAAATGCGACAATTTACTTGTAAACTTAAAAGATCCTTTACGGCCAATATGCAAG gTTGGTGATTTTGGTTTGTCGAAAATTAAACGAAATACCTTAGTTTCCGGTGGGGTGCGGGGCACTCTACCGTGGATGGCACCGGAACTGCTGAATGGTAGCAGCAGCAAGGTCTCAGAAAAG GTTGATGTGTTCTCCTTTGGCATAGTACTATGGGAGATTCTTACGGGCGAGGAGCCATACGCAAATATGCACTACGGTGCAATCATAG GTGGAATTGTTAACAACACACTAAGACCAACAATTCCGAATTATTGTGATCTTGAATGGAGGACACTGATGGAGCAATGCTGGGCCCCAAATCCAGCAGCTAGGCCATCCTTCACAGAAATAGCGAGTCGTTTGCGTATTATGTCATCGACGGCTAGCCAGGCCAAATCACCAGGCCACAAGGCATCCAAATGA